The Gadus macrocephalus chromosome 13, ASM3116895v1 genome includes a window with the following:
- the mlnl gene encoding motilin-like, with protein MSMRRAVSGCVLVVCLVAMMVESTEGHITFFSPREMMLMKERDGKKVMEPRSEDGQFQEASLPELSETESGGNPDRTIEIAVRLSAQQLYHVTPVLEEIIREIAEEREKVNK; from the exons ATGAGTATGCGTAGAGCAGTAAGTGGCTGTGTGCTGGTGGTCTGTTTGGTAGCCATGATGGTGGAGAGCACAGAGGGACACATCACCTTCTTCAGCCCCAGAGAGATGATGCTGATGAAG gaGAGAGACGGTAAGAAGGTTATGGAGCCCAGATCAGAAGATGGTCAGTTCCAAGAAGCTTCCCTCCCAGAGCTTTCGGAGACTGAAAGTGGAGGAAATCCT GACAGGACAATTGAGATTGCTGTGCGCCTTTCAGCCCAACAGTTATACCATGTGACTCCCGTGCTGGAGGAGATCATCCGTGAAATAGCAGAGGAACGAGAGAAGG TTAATAAGTGA
- the nop56 gene encoding nucleolar protein 56, with product MVQLHVLFEHAAGYALFAVKEVEEIGMLLPMVEECVTKIAKFTSMVSLAAFFPFKSAQGALENINAISEGVVHADLRLFLETNMPQSKKKAMLGVSDSKIGAALQEELSFSIQTGGVVVEILRGVRLHFHSLVKGLTAQAASKAQLGLGHSYSRSKVKFNVNRADNMIIQSIALLDQLDKDINTFSMRVREWYGYHFPELIKIVADNSTYCRLTQLIGNRKELSEESLESLEEVVMDSAKAQAILDASRSSMGMDISPIDLINIESFSNRVVSLADYRRGLQEYLRSRMSQVAPNLAALIGEVVGARLISHAGSLTNLAKYPASTVQILGAEKALFRALKTRGNTPKYGLIFHSTFIGRAAAKNKGRISRYLANKCTIASRIDCFSEVPTSVFGDKLRNQVEERLSFYETGDLPRKNVDVMKEAMKEAGDVTTEIKRKLEKKEKKRKKRESKLHEEVNGGANGTAEIKAENGEAETPVKKKKIKAEAVETPDDVEAPAAEEVETPAKKKKKRKSEAMETEAAEVAPETPVTEKRKKKKIKAE from the exons ATG GTGCAGTTGCATGTGTTGTTCGAACATGCCGCAGGCTATGCCCTGTTCGCGGTCAAAGAAGTGGAGGAGATCGGCATGCTTCTTCCTATG GTGGAAGAATGTGTGACCAAAATCGCAAAGTTCACCAGCATGGTCAGTCTGGCGGCTTTCTTCCCTTTCAAATCAGCACAGGGTGCCCTGGAAAACATCAACGCTATTTCTGAAG GTGTTGTTCATGCTGACCTGAGGCTGTTTCTTGAAACAAACATGCCCCAATCAAAAAAGAAGGCCATGCTGGGGGTGTCTGACTCAAAGATAGGTGCAgccctgcaggaggagctgtCGTTCTCCATCCAGACCgggggagtggtggtggagatCTTAAGAG GTGTTCGTCTGCATTTCCACTCGCTGGTGAAGGGTTTGACTGCCCAGGCCGCCTCAAAGGCACAACTGGGTCTAGGCCACAGCTACTCTCGGTCTAAGGTGAAGTTCAACGTCAACAGAGCGGACAACATGATCATCCAGTCTATTGCTCTCCTGGACCAACTCGACAAGGACATAAACACCTTCTCAATGAGAGTCCG TGAGTGGTATGGCTACCACTTCCCAGAGCTGATCAAGATCGTTGCAGACAACTCTACATACTGCCGCCTGACCCAGCTGATTGGCAACAGGAAGGAGCTCTCTGAGGAGAGTCTAGagagcctggaggaggtggtgatggacagTGCCAAGGCCCAGGCGATCCTGGACGCCTCACGCAGCTCCATGG GTATGGACATATCTCCCATCGACCTGATCAACATCGAGAGTTTCTCCAACCGCGTCGTGTCCCTGGCAGACTACCGCCGGGGGCTGCAGGAGTACCTGCGCTCTAGGATGAGCCAGGTGGCCCCCAACCTAGCCGCCTTGATCGGAGAAGTG GTGGGAGCTCGGCTAATTTCACATGCTGGAAGCCTGACCAATCTGGCCAAATACCCAGCCTCTACTGTCCAGATCCTGGGAGCAGAGAAAGCCCTGTTCAG AGCGCTGAAGACACGCGGCAACACTCCCAAATACGGCCTCATCTTCCACTCGACATTCATTGGTCGCGCTGCTGCAAAGAACAAGGGCCGTATCTCCAGATACCTGGCAAACAAGTGCACCATCGCCTCACGCATAGACTGCTTCTCTG AGGTGCCTACAAGTGTGTTTGGTGACAAGCTCCGCAACCAGGTAGAGGAACGACTGTCCTTCTACGAGACTGGTGACCTCCCCAGGAAGAACGTTGATGTCATGAAGGAGGCAATGAAAGAG GCTGGTGACGTGACCACTGAGATCAAGAGGAAGCTggagaaaaaggagaagaaacGCAAGAAGCGTGAGAGTAAGCTCCATGAGGAGGTAAACGGTGGAGCCAACGGCACGGCGGAGATAAAG GCTGAAAATGGAGAGGCTGAGACACCAGTCAAGAAGAAGAAAATCAAGGCTGAGGCAGTTGAGACTCCAGACGATGTCGAGGCTCCAGCTGCCGAGGAAGTGGAAACCCCCgccaagaagaaaaagaaacgcAAGTCTGAAGCCATGGAAACCGAGGCGGCTGAGGTGGCACCTGAGACCCCTGTGActgagaagaggaagaaaaagaagatcAAGGCGGAATAG